The Gloeocapsa sp. DLM2.Bin57 genome includes a region encoding these proteins:
- a CDS encoding FAD-binding oxidoreductase yields MNQPSDSLLPVASCLLPCAAHQIIAWDNLDPDWQAKIKSISNHNPPYFISPDDQVILSEVIEYANKHQYSILTCGQGSKLNWGGKLSKPVELVVSTQKLNRIVEHALEDLTVTVEAGVKLVDLQQILQQAKQFLPLDPSYPETATIGGIIATADSGSWRQRYGGVRDLLLGISFVRADGKIASAGGRVVKNVAGYDLMKLFTGSYGTLGIISQATFRVYPIPEASLTIILTGELNHLNQARQIIINSGLTPTAIDFISATVVKALDISSHPGLILRWQTIPESINQQVQQIETIAKELNLSSLTYQDEPEKNLWQRLTKIKESPNLITCKIGLMPNKVGEFLQEYAQLTNNQSLAIIHARSGLGTIAFSQWQPEIRRICENKQGFLTILTAPNTLKENTDIWGYTGNGLTIMEKLKTQFDPNYILNPGRFLGNI; encoded by the coding sequence ATGAATCAACCCTCTGACTCCCTCTTGCCTGTTGCCTCTTGCCTTTTGCCTTGCGCTGCGCACCAGATCATAGCATGGGATAATCTTGATCCTGATTGGCAAGCTAAAATTAAATCTATCAGCAATCATAATCCCCCTTATTTTATCTCTCCTGATGATCAAGTTATCTTGAGTGAGGTTATCGAATATGCTAATAAACATCAATACTCAATCTTAACTTGTGGTCAAGGAAGTAAACTAAATTGGGGAGGAAAACTCTCAAAACCAGTAGAGTTAGTAGTAAGTACTCAAAAACTTAACCGTATAGTTGAACACGCATTAGAAGACTTAACCGTTACCGTTGAAGCGGGAGTAAAACTAGTGGATTTACAACAAATCTTACAACAAGCTAAGCAATTTTTACCCTTAGATCCTAGTTATCCCGAAACTGCTACTATTGGAGGTATTATCGCTACCGCTGATTCGGGAAGTTGGCGACAACGTTATGGAGGAGTAAGAGACTTACTCCTTGGGATTAGTTTTGTTCGCGCTGATGGTAAGATAGCTTCAGCAGGAGGAAGGGTAGTTAAAAACGTAGCTGGTTATGACCTAATGAAATTATTTACGGGTTCTTATGGTACATTAGGAATAATTAGTCAAGCTACCTTTAGAGTTTACCCTATTCCAGAAGCATCTTTAACTATTATACTCACAGGTGAACTTAATCATCTCAACCAAGCTAGACAAATAATTATCAATTCGGGATTAACACCTACAGCTATTGACTTTATCTCAGCAACAGTAGTCAAAGCATTAGATATCTCCTCTCATCCAGGATTAATCCTGAGATGGCAAACTATTCCTGAAAGCATTAATCAGCAAGTACAACAAATAGAAACTATTGCTAAAGAGTTAAATCTATCATCTTTAACCTATCAAGATGAACCCGAAAAAAATCTATGGCAACGATTGACAAAAATCAAAGAATCTCCCAACTTAATTACTTGTAAAATAGGTTTAATGCCTAACAAAGTAGGAGAATTTCTGCAAGAATACGCTCAATTAACTAATAACCAAAGTCTAGCTATTATTCACGCCAGAAGCGGTTTAGGAACAATAGCCTTTTCTCAATGGCAACCAGAGATTAGAAGAATATGTGAAAATAAACAAGGATTTTTAACTATTTTAACTGCACCTAATACACTGAAAGAAAATACAGATATTTGGGGTTATACTGGAAATGGGTTAACAATTATGGA